Proteins found in one Elephas maximus indicus isolate mEleMax1 chromosome 11, mEleMax1 primary haplotype, whole genome shotgun sequence genomic segment:
- the DSEL gene encoding dermatan-sulfate epimerase-like protein: MALMFTGHFLFLALVMFGFSTFEESVSNYSEWAVFTDEIDQFKSQKVQDFKPNQKPKKSMLHPSLYFDAGEIQAMRQKSHTSHLHLFRVIRSAVTAMLSNPTYYLPPPKHADFAAKWNEIYGNNLPPLALYCLLCPEDKVAFEFVLEYMDRMAGYKDWLVENAPGDEVPVGHSLTGFATAFDFLYNLLDNHRRQKYLEKIWVITEEMYEYSKVRAWGKQLLHNHQATNMIALLTGALVTGADKGSKANIWKQIVVDVMEKTMFLLNHVVDGSLDEGVAYGSYTSKSVTQYVFLAQRHFNINNLDNNWLKMHFWFYYATLLPGFQRTVGIADSNYNWFYGPESQLVFLDKFILKNGAGNWLAQQIRKHRPKDGPMVPSTAQRWSTLHTEYIWYDPQLTPQPPAEYGTAKMHVFPNWGVVTYGAGLPNTQTNTFVSFKSGKLGGRAVYDIVHFQPYSWIDGWRSFNPGHEHPDQNSFTFAPNGQVFVSEALYGPKLSHLNNVLVFAPSPSSQCNKPWEGQLGECAQWLRWTGEEVGDAAGEIITASQHGEMMFVSGEAVSAYSSTMKLKSVYRALLLLNSQTLLVVDHIEKQEDSPINSVSAFFHNLDIDFKYIPYRFMNRYNGAMMDVWDAHYKMFWFDHRGNSPMASIQEAEQAAEFKKRWTQFVNVTFPMESTIMRIAYIFFGPYVNVSSCKFIDNSKAGLQISLNVNNTEHVVSIVTDYHNLKTRFGYLGFGGYANVADQGQVTRFGLGTQAIVKPVRHDRVIFPFGFKFNIAVGLILCISLVILAFQWQFYVSFRKLMRWILILVIALWFIELLDVWSTCTQPICAKWTRTEAKASKKALSSEEHHVSLPDVVITSLPGSGAEILKQLFFNSSDFLYIRVPTAYIDIPETEFEIDSFVDACEWKVSDIRSGRFRLLRGWLQSLVQDTKLHLQNIHLHEPNRGKLSQYFTANKDRKRKSKRRESLLEQRSRMKGTFDRDAEYIRALRRHLVYYPSARPVLSLSSGSWTLKLHFFHEVLGASLRALYVVRDPRAWIYSVLYSSKPSLYSLKNVPEHLAKLFKIEGGKGKCNLNSGYAFEYESLRKELSKSKSNAVSLLSHLWLANTAAALRINTDLLPTSYQLVKFEDIVHFPQKTTESIFAFLGIPLSPASLNQILFATSTNLFYLPYEGEISPTNINVWKQNLPRDEIKLIENICWTLMDRLGYPKFMD; encoded by the coding sequence ATGGCGTTAATGTTTACAGGACATTTCCTTTTTTTAGCATTAGTGATGTTTGGTTTCTCTACTTTTGAGGAATCTGTGAGCAATTACTCTGAATGGGCAGTTTTCACAGATGAGATAGATCAGTTTAAGTCACAGAAGGTTCAAGACTTCAAACCCAACCAAAAGCCGAAGAAAAGCATGCTTCATCCAAGTTTATATTTTGATGCTGGAGAAATTCAAGCAATGAGACAGAAGTCTCACACAAGCCATTTGCATCTTTTTAGAGTTATCAGAAGTGCAGTGACAGCTATGCTGTCCAATCCGACATACTACCTACCTCCACCCAAGCATGCTGATTTTGCTGCCAAGTGGAATGAAATTTATGGCAACAATCTGCCTCCATTAGCATTGTACTGTTTATTATGCCCAGAAGACAAAGTTGCCTTTGAATTTGTTTTGGAATATATGGATAGGATGGCTGGCTACAAGGACTGGCTAGTTGAGAATGCACCAGGGGATGAGGTTCCTGTAGGTCATTCCTTAACAGGTTTTGCCACTGCCTTTGACTTTTTATATAACTTATTAGATAATCATCGAAGACAAAAATATTTGGAGAAGATATGGGTTATTACTGAGGAAATGTATGAGTATTCCAAGGTCCGCGCATGGGGCAAACAACTTCTCCATAACCACCAAGCTACTAATATGATAGCATTACTCACTGGGGCCTTGGTGACTGGGGCAGATAAAGGATCTAAAGCAAACATATGGAAACAGATTGTAGTAGATGTGATGGAAAAGACAATGTTTCTATTGAATCATGTTGTTGATGGTTCTTTGGATGAAGGTGTGGCCTATGGAAGCTATACATCTAAATCAGTTACACAATATGTTTTTCTAGCCCAGCGCCATTTTAATATCAACAACTTGGATAATAACTGGTTAAAAATGCACTTTTGGTTCTATTATGCCACCCTTTTACCAGGTTTCCAAAGAACTGTGGGTATAGCAGATTCAAATTATAATTGGTTTTATGGTCCAGAAAGCCAGTTAGTTTTCCTGGATAAATTCATCTTAAAGAATGGAGCTGGAAACTGGTTAGCCCAGCAAATCCGAAAGCACCGACCTAAAGATGGACCGATGGTTCCCTCTACTGCCCAAAGATGGAGTACTCTTCATACTGAATACATTTGGTATGATCCTCAACTAACCCCACAGCCCCCTGCTGAATATGGTACTGCAAAAATGCACGTGTTTCCTAACTGGGGTGTTGTTACTTATGGGGCTGGGTTGCCAAATACACAGACCAATACCTTTGTGTCTTTTAAATCTGGGAAGCTGGGAGGGCGAGCTGTATATGACATAGTTCACTTTCAGCCATACTCCTGGATTGATGGGTGGAGAAGCTTTAACCCAGGACATGAACATCCGGATCAGAACTCATTTACTTTTGCCCCAAATGGGCAAGTCTTTGTTTCTGAAGCTCTCTATGGACCCAAGTTGAGCCACCTGAACAATGTGTTAGTGTTTGCTCCATCACCCTCAAGCCAGTGTAATAAACCCTGGGAAGGCCAGCTAGGAGAATGTGCACAGTGGCTCAGGTGGACTGGTGAGGAGGTTGGTGATGCAGCTGGGGAAATCATCACTGCCTCTCAACATGGGGAAATGATGTTTGTGAGTGGGGAAGCAGTGTCTGCTTATTCTTCAACAATGAAGCTGAAAAGTGTATATCGTGCTTTGCTTCTCTTAAATTCTCAAACTTTGCTAGTTGTTGATCACATTGAGAAGCAAGAAGATTCCCCGATAAATTCCGTCAGTGCCTTCTTTCATAATCTGGATATCGATTTTAAATACATTCCATATAGGTTTATGAACAGGTATAATGGCGCTATGATGGATGTGTGGGATGCACACTACAAGATGTTTTGGTTTGATCATCGTGGCAATAGTCCCATGGCTAGTATCCAGGAAGCAGAACAAGCTGCTGAATTTAAGAAACGGTGGACTCAATTTGTTAACGTTACATTTCCGATGGAGTCCACAATCATGAGAATTGCATATATCTTTTTTGGGCCATATGTCAATGTTTCCAGCTGCAAATTTATCGACAATTCCAAGGCTGGACTTCAAATTTCTCTCAATGTCAACAATACTGAACATGTTGTTTCCATTGTAACTGACTACCATAACCTGAAGACAAGATTTGGTTACCTGGGATTTGGTGGCTATGCCAATGTGGCTGATCAGGGCCAAGTCACCCGGTTTGGTTTGGGCACACAAGCAATAGTAAAGCCTGTAAGACATGATAGAGTTATTTTCCCCTTtggatttaaatttaatataGCAGTTGGATTAATTTTGTGCATCAGTCTGGTGATTTTAGCTTTTCAGTGGCAGTTTTACGTTTCTTTTAGAAAGCTGATGAGGTGGATACTAATACTTGTTATTGCCTTGTGGTTTATTGAGCTGCTGGATGTGTGGAGTACTTGCACTCAGCCCATCTGTGCAAAATGGACAAGGACAGAGGCCAAGGCAAGCAAGAAGGCCTTGTCGTCTGAAGAGCACCACGTCAGTCTTCCCGATGTTGTGATTACCTCACTTCCTGGTTCAGGAGCTGAAATTCTCAAACAGCTTTTTTTCAACAGTAGTGATTTCCTCTACATCAGGGTCCCTACAGCCTACATTGATATCCCTGAAACTGAATTTGAGATTGACTCATTTGTAGATGCCTGTGAATGGAAGGTGTCAGATATCCGCAGTGGTCGTTTTCGTTTACTCCGAGGCTGGTTGCAGTCCTTAGTCCAAGACACAAAACTGCACTTGCAAAACATTCATCTGCATGAACCCAATAGGGGTAAACTGTCCCAATATTTTACAGCAAAtaaggacagaaaaagaaaatcgaAAAGGAGAGAGTCTTTGCTGGAACAAAGAAGTAGAATGAAAGGCACCTTTGATAGAGATGCTGAATATATTAGGGCTTTGAGGAGACACCTGGTCTATTACCCAAGTGCACGACCTGTGCTCAGTTTAAGCAGTGGGAGCTGGACGTtgaaacttcatttttttcacgAAGTTCTGGGAGCTTCGCTGAGGGCATTGTATGTAGTAAGGGACCCTCGGGCATGGATTTATTCAGTACTGTACAGTAGTAAACCAAGTCTTTATTCCTTGAAGAATGTACCAGAGCACTTAGCTAAACTGTTTAAAATAGAGGGTGGTAAAGGCAAATGTAACTTAAATTCGGGCTATGCTTTTGAGTATGAATCGCTGAGGAAAGAATTATCAAAATCCAAATCAAATGCAGTCTCTCTGTTGTCTCATCTCTGGCTAGCAAACACAGCAGCAGCCCTGAGAATAAATACAGATTTGCTGCCTACCAGCTATCAGCTGGTCAAATTTGAAGATATTGTACATTTTCcccagaaaaccactgaaagtATTTTTGCCTTTCTTGGAATTCCTTTGTCTCCTGCTAGTTTAAACCAAATATTGTTTGCCACCTCCACGAACCTTTTTTACCTTCCCTATGAAGGGGAAATATCACCAACTAATATTAATGTTTGGAAACAAAACTTGCCTAGAGATGAAATTAAACTGATTGAAAACATCTGCTGGACATTAATGGATCGTCTAGGATATCCAAAGTTTATGGACTAA